The DNA window ATTGAATTTCTGGCGAAACTAAGTAAGGATTTTACCTCTAAGAATGGTTATGAGATGCTTATGCAGATTAACGACGGGAAGGAAAATGTGAATGTCTATCAAAAAAAGATTTCCGTCGGAAATAATCAGTATGTCGTTTCTGTCCGAAGTGAAAAGGAATCCGTAATGATTGTTATGGAAGGCATGCTTAAACTTGAAGATATGGTCCGTATGACAGGTGTCATGGATAAAAACAGGGCTAAAAGCAAACTAAAAAGTGCAAAGCCCTCAAAACCTACAAAATAAGAAAACGACAAACTTAATATATTATTCTAATTAATAGACTACGAATAAGCGATGCGTGCCCGTGAGAGTACGCATCGCTTGTTTTTTACGGATGTGGACTTGTTGAAAGCCTATTTTTTCTTTTTCAATCGGTCATTATTGACTTTTATCACGAAAACGATTATAGATGATACTGTCGTAATCAGGTTTGTGATTATAAGAGGCCAGTTGTCGATCATGAATCCTTGGATAACGAAAAATATACTACCGAATCCAAGCAGAAGGAACGTAGGCATCGCTATGCCGTCGGTGTCGCGTGTGCGTATGGTATAGATGGCCTGTGGAAGATAACCGCACACCATGCAGATGGCGGCGGCGTAGCCTACGATGTTGATGATTAGAGGTGACATGATAGGGAAGGTGTTAAGTTTGAAGTATTAAGTATGAAGTTTTTAAGAGTATGGTGGGAGGTGAGGAGACATGAGTGGCCACAAAGGAGCGTTAATGATATTTTAACGTCGAATGGGTCAGTTATGTTGCCGTTTTTTCTTAATTTTGCAATTTCCCAACCATTCGATTCCGCCTATGCGTTCCGTTTCAGCTTTAAGGCTGCTTTTTATATTTGTCATGACCGTCTTTTTGGCCGCATGCGCGAGCATGGGGCGTCCTGAGGGCGGACCGCGCGACATGACTCCTCCTGTTTTCGTGCGTTCGAATCCTCGTCCCGGTCAGTTGAATGTTTCCGGCAACAAGATTATTGTCGAGTTTGATGAAAATGTCGCTCTTGACGATGCTATGAATAAAGTGGTGGTCTCTCCGGCTCAGCGTACGACTCCGGTAGTCAGTGCCAACGGTCGTCGCGTGACTGTCGAGCTTCGCGACACACTGAAGCCTGATGTGACATATACGATCGATTTTGCTGATGCCATAAAGGATCTTAACGAAAGCAATGTCCTCGACGGTTTTGCCCTTGACTTTGCCACCGGCGATTCCATTGACTCGCTGCGTATATCAGGAATGTTGTTTGAAGCCCGGACATTAGAACCGGCACAAGGGATGGTGGTAGGTGTCTATTCGAACCTTTCGGACACTGCCATAAAGACTCTCCCTCTCGAACGCATCACCAAGACAAATCAGCTCGGTCAGTTTACATTGCGCGGACTGAAAGCAGGTACTTACCGTATATATGCGCTCAACGATGTCAACAGGGATTATCATTGGGACCGTTCGGAAGATGTCGCGTTCTATGATGTGACCGTGTCACCGTCGTCAGAACCGGCTCAGTTTGCCGACACTCTGATAAATGTGGCTGGCGAGGACTCGATAGTGATGCGTGACGGAACCCGTTTCCTGCCCGACGATGTGTTGCTCACGTGGTTTAACGAGGGATATTCGTCGCAATATCTGCGTAATTACGGACGTTCTAACAAGCATATCATCGATTTTGAATTTTCAGCTAAAGCTGACACTCTTCCGATAATCAAGCTGCTCAACAGCCGGCGCGCAGGTGAGGATATTTCGCAATGGGCCGTGCTTGAAGCCAATCAGACGCTCGATACGCTCCGATATTGGATTACCGACACTGCGCTCATGGCTATGGATACGCTTATGGTCGAGGCGCGCTATCTGATGACCGATACCCTTGAACAGCTTTCAATGACGGTCGATACCCTGCGGCTTGTCGACAAGGGGGCACGAAACCGCAAGCGGCAGATGGAGAAGGAAGCACAGCAGCGTGAGAAAGAGCGGGCGAAAGAACGAAAAGAACTCGAAAAGCAGGGTGTTGACCTTGATTCGCTGGATGCGGCCGATACTATTCCCCCACGTCCCGAACCGATAAAGTTCAAAGTGACTTCGGCTGCAAATCAGGATGTCCACCGTCCTTTGTTGTTTGCATCGGAAACGCCGGTGGCGACTTTCGATTCCTCGCTGTAAAGCTGGAATATCTTGTGGATTCGACTTGGTATGCGGTCGATGCCCCGGTGATCAAACGTATTTCACCGCTAAATTCACTGAAGTTCAAGGCTGATTATAAATGGTCGCCCGGAGAGAAGTATCGCCTGACAATCGATTCGGCGGCCATATATGACATTTATGGTCTTGCGAATGATTCGATAGTCCATGAATTTACGGTCAAGAAGCTTGATGAGTATTCGTCGCTATCGTTCAACATAACAGGTCTTGACGGGCGTCCGGCCGTTGTCGAGGTGCTTGACGGGTCTGATAAGGTGGTTGCCTCGGCTCCTGTCAACGGAACAATAGGCAAGGTGGAATATCTGTCGCCCGGGACTTATTATGCCCGTTTGTTTATCGATTCTGACAGTAATGGAGTTTACACGACGGGTCTTCTTGATTCTATACAGCCTGAGGAGGTCTATTACTATCCCAAGAAAGTAAACCTGAAGAAAAACTGGGGCGTGGAGCAGTCATGGAATATCTATGAACTTCCGATTGATATGCAGAAGCCACTGGAAATCAAGAAGAACAAGCCCAAGCGCAAGCGTGGTGAGGAAGTGCCCGGCAATGATGAGGACGAAGAAGAGGATGAGTTTTTCGATGATCCATTCATGAACGCCGCTAATAGAAATCAGCTCGGGAACACGAATTTCGATGACCGTCGCAGGAGGTGACGCATCGTTTCGGATACAAAAAATCGCTCAGACAGTAATCTTTACTGTCTGAGCGATTTTTTGTATCATTCCCTATGCCGGTTTACATTCTTACTTTGCTTACTTGGTTGCCCTGATGACGGATGAAAATGCCGTTTTCAGGATTGGCGACGCGTATGCCCTGAAGATTGAAGTATTCTACCGGGGCGTTTGTGTCATTTGCCTCAATGCTTTCTATTGCGCTCTCAGCTCCGGGATAGTTCAGAGAAATAAGCTTCTGATCGGAGTTTACGACTAACTCTTTGGCGTTGTTGATTTTGGCGATGTCTTCAGCTGTGATAGGGAAAGTCATGGTAACGCTTCCGTCTGAGTTCTCAACAATAGTCGCCTCGTCGTTTGAATGAAGAGCACTCCATGAATTATCACAAATCTGAGCCCATGTTGGCATTTTTGCAAATACGACAGATAGTTTTGAGGTTCCTTCCGGGATGACTGTGAACACATTCGCACCGCAAGCACGCTCGCCGTAGCAGATTACATTCGTAGGATTGAAGGCATCCGGGATACGCTCTACTTTGGTTATGGTGCAACCGCCGTCGCCTTGCACGAAAATTGACCCGCTGGCATTTTGCAGCATTTCATCAGTGACACCTACTATAACAGAATCGGTGGCCATGTCGCTGTATCCTATTTTTGCTGTGCCCAATAGATTTGCCCAAGAGCTGTTTTTTACCAATACCTTTCCGTCTGCGCTTCCGGGTGCAGAGAAGGTGTATTTAATGGCATCGCCGGCATTGAGCTTGGCCGGATTTATAGTTGCTCCACTGTTCCAGCCCGATATGACAAGTTCACCTTCAAACAGAATGTTGGGGTCGATGTCTTCAGCGGTAATTAGGTCGACGGAGGTGACTACTATATTCTGACCCTGTATAATGGGTCCGGTGTTTTTAAGCTGACTGGCTGCCGTGGCGTTGAGGTCCCATGACGCGTCTGTGCCTGTGGGTTCTGGAATCCTGTTCCGTCAAGCTCGGGCCATCCGGTTGTATTGGTTTTGACACCGAGATTGGTGTAATTGATTGCCGGGTCGAGAGTCATGTCGACAGTGATGTTTACGACGAGTTTGCTTCCTTCGGATGCGGCGGTAAATTCCGAGGCGGGGACGCTTACATTGTCGCCCCAGCCTTTAAGCTGAGTGTTTCCTTCCCATACTTTGATTGTTGTCGCCGAAATAGTCATGGATGCGGCAATAGCCAGTGTGCTGACGAGTAGTTGTTTGATCATAAGCGTAATAATTAATGGTTGATGTTGGTAGTTAGATGGTTTGAGATTTGTAGTTTAATTTAAGGTAAGAAAGCGCACACTGCGGTTTCAATGTGCATTTTTGCAAATTTATGCAAAATAGTGTGTGTGAAATGATACTATTTTATCCTATTTCTTGCATAATCTTTCTTGGCGCATAGAACGGCTGCGGGTCTTAGGCTGATGTATAATCGGCGAAATGAATGGAATTATTTTCCTGCAAATTGCGCAAGTTTTTGCATTTCAGTGAAAATTCGTAAATTTGCACCTCAGTTATGAGCGCCATTGAAGACATAAGGCAATCCCTCAAGTCAGAACTTGAGCGGCTGGACACATTGATCAGCCGTACGCTTGATTCGTCAAATACTTTGATGAATCAGGTGATTGGCAACTATTTGGAGCATAAGGGGAAGCAATTGCGCCCGATGCTCGTAATGCTGACTGCCCGGCTTTTCGGCGGAGTAAATGACGATGCGCTTACGGCGGCTGCTTCTGTCGAGATTCTCCATAATGCTTCATTGATTCACGATGATGTTGTCGATGACTCTGGCCGTCGTCATGGACATGCGACCATTAATGCCGTGTGGGACAACCACGTCGCAGTGCTCGTCGGCGATTTTTTTGTTTCCAATGCCCTGAAACTTGCTACCGAGACAGAGGATTTGCGTGTGATACGCGCGATAGCCGATCTTGGAAAGCTCCTTTCGCTTGGCGAAATGGACCAGATTTACAATGCCCGTTACCATGAATTGAATGAGGAGGCTTATTTTAATGTGATTTCCCATAAGACAGCATCACTCTTTGTGACCTGTGTCTCTATGGGGGCATATTGTTCTGGGGTCGATGACTGGCGTCTTGATGCCATAAGGGAGTTTGCGGAGTTGTTCGGGCGCTGTTTCCAGATAAAAGACGATATTTTTGACTATTTCGATTCGCAGGTCATCGGTAAGCCTACAGGCAACGATCTGCGTGAGGGAAAAGTGACTTTGCCGCTTCTCCATGCTCTTTCCAACGGTGCATCGCCTGAAAGAGATGAGATGCTCAGCCTTTTGCGTGAGGACCGGGTTCTGTCAGATAGCGATATCCGCCGGCTGATTGCATTCACACACGAAAACGGAGGTGTGGAATATGCCTATGCCACTATGGAGCGGATGCGTGCAGAGGCTGTTGCTATTCTTGACAAGTTTAACTCGCCGTTGACTTCACAGTTTATTTCGCTGCTCGACTTTGTGATAGCCCGTGAAAAGTAGTGGAGGTGTGAGGTTGGATAAAGTATGATTTAGTATGTCTGTCAGTATGACATGTGTTAAATACTGTGATGATAAAAATACAATAATTAACGTATATTAAGCTTGTTGCAGAAGTGCAAAAACACGTTTTAATATTTTAGCGTAATTTCACATTATAG is part of the Duncaniella dubosii genome and encodes:
- a CDS encoding SemiSWEET family sugar transporter, with amino-acid sequence MSPLIINIVGYAAAICMVCGYLPQAIYTIRTRDTDGIAMPTFLLLGFGSIFFVIQGFMIDNWPLIITNLITTVSSIIVFVIKVNNDRLKKKK
- a CDS encoding polyprenyl synthetase family protein; this encodes MSAIEDIRQSLKSELERLDTLISRTLDSSNTLMNQVIGNYLEHKGKQLRPMLVMLTARLFGGVNDDALTAAASVEILHNASLIHDDVVDDSGRRHGHATINAVWDNHVAVLVGDFFVSNALKLATETEDLRVIRAIADLGKLLSLGEMDQIYNARYHELNEEAYFNVISHKTASLFVTCVSMGAYCSGVDDWRLDAIREFAELFGRCFQIKDDIFDYFDSQVIGKPTGNDLREGKVTLPLLHALSNGASPERDEMLSLLREDRVLSDSDIRRLIAFTHENGGVEYAYATMERMRAEAVAILDKFNSPLTSQFISLLDFVIAREK
- a CDS encoding Ig-like domain-containing protein, translating into MTVFLAACASMGRPEGGPRDMTPPVFVRSNPRPGQLNVSGNKIIVEFDENVALDDAMNKVVVSPAQRTTPVVSANGRRVTVELRDTLKPDVTYTIDFADAIKDLNESNVLDGFALDFATGDSIDSLRISGMLFEARTLEPAQGMVVGVYSNLSDTAIKTLPLERITKTNQLGQFTLRGLKAGTYRIYALNDVNRDYHWDRSEDVAFYDVTVSPSSEPAQFADTLINVAGEDSIVMRDGTRFLPDDVLLTWFNEGYSSQYLRNYGRSNKHIIDFEFSAKADTLPIIKLLNSRRAGEDISQWAVLEANQTLDTLRYWITDTALMAMDTLMVEARYLMTDTLEQLSMTVDTLRLVDKGARNRKRQMEKEAQQREKERAKERKELEKQGVDLDSLDAADTIPPRPEPIKFKVTSAANQDVHRPLLFASETPVATFDSSL
- a CDS encoding DUF4252 domain-containing protein gives rise to the protein MKRIFIIIMLALAVAVNAHADTSLYEKCEKQKSLTTVYVTRAMLDMVVNTQPLDERTKALLSENIDNVLIVTSEVDKGIEFLAKLSKDFTSKNGYEMLMQINDGKENVNVYQKKISVGNNQYVVSVRSEKESVMIVMEGMLKLEDMVRMTGVMDKNRAKSKLKSAKPSKPTK